The genomic interval CTGGCCCAAGCGCAACGGCTTCGTACAGCCACTGGTCGACGCCGAACTGCTCGCCGGGCTGGACCGGTTCCCGCACGTCGAAGTGGCGTGGGGCACGGCCATGGTCTCCTGCGCCGATTCCGGTGCGCGGGTGACCGCGGAACTGACCACCGACTCCGGGTCCACCACCGTGACCGCGCGATACCTGGTCGGCTGCGACGGCGGACGCAGCGCCACCCGCCGGCAGCTGGGCGTGACCTTCGAGGGCACCACCTCACCGACGCGCTGGCTGGTGGTGGATCTGGCGTCGGATCCGCTGGGACACCCCAACAGTGAGGTCGGCGCCGATCCGGCGCGGCCGTATGTCTCGGTGTCGATCGCGCACGGCATCCGTCGCTTCGAGTTCATGATCCACGATCACGAATCCGACGAACTGGCCGAGGATCCGGCGTTCGTGGCGCGGATGGTGGCGCCGTTCGTCCCGCATCCCGACCGCCTGGAGGTGATCCGCCGCCGGGTGTACACCCATCATTCGCGCATCGCGGGCGCCTTCCGGAAGGGTCGCCTGCTGCTGGCGGGCGACGCCGCGCACCTGATGCCGGTGTGGCAGGGCCAGGGGTACAACAGCGGCATCCGGGATGCGGCCAACCTCGGCTGGAAACTCGCCGCGGTGGTGCAGGGCCACGCCGGTGACGCGCTGCTCGACAGCTACGACCTGGAGCGCCGCAAGCACGCCCGCGCCATGATCGACCTGTCGACGATGGTCGGCAAGGTGATCTCGCCGACCGACCGCACCGTCGCCGCCGTGCGCGACGTGCTGGTCCGGGCGGCCGCCGCGGTGCCGCCGGTGCGGCGCTACGTGCTCGGCATGCGGTTCAAGCCGATGCCGCGCTACGAACGCGGCGCGGTGGTGCACACCTGGTCCAGGTCCCCGAAGTCGGCGGTCGGCACGCTGTTCATCCAGCCCCGGGTGGACACTCGCGACCACGCCGACGTCGCGCTGGACGACGTGCTCGGCCCCCGGTTCGCCGTGCTGTGCTGGAACAACCGGCCCCGCGAGGTGCTCGGGGCGGCGGCGTTCGAGGCGTGGAAGGCGTTGGGCGCCAGGTTCTTCGAGGCGCGGCCCGCGACTCAGCTGCACTGGACCGGTCACGACGATCCGGACGTCGTGGTGCTGGGCGACCGCGGCGGCGCGCTGAAGCGGTGGTTCGACGGCCAGCGCGACTCCGTGCTGTTCCTGCGGCCCGACCGCTGCGTGGCGGGCGCGACCATCGCGCAGCTGGCCCCGGAGTTGAGCGCGGATCTGCTGCGCACCCTCGCCCTCCGGCCGGGAGGAGGACACGATGCCGCTGGCCCTGTGCTGCGTCTCGCACAGCCCTCTGCTTGATCTCCCCGGCCCCGACCGCGAGCTGCTCGACGACATCGAGTCGGCGCTCGACCGGGCCGCGGATTTCGTGCGCGAGTTCGATCCCGAACTGGTTGTCACGTTCTCCCCGGATCACTACAACGGCTTCTTCTACAAGCTCATGCCTCCGTTCTGCATCGGCACGGCGGCGGCCGGAGTGGGGGACTACGGCACCCACGCCGGGCCCCTCGACGTGCCCGCCGACCTGGCCCGCGAACTGGCCGAGTCGGTGCTCACGGCGGGAGTCGACGTGGCCGTGTCGATGACGATGGCGGTCGATCACGGCACGGTGCAGCCGTTGCAGCGGCTGCTGGGCGCGGCCACGGCCCGCCCGGTCGTGCCGATCTTCGTGAACTCGGTCGCGGCGCCGCTCGGTCCGCTGCCGCGCGCGGCCGTGCTGGGAGCCGCTGTGGGGCAGCACCTTTCGTCGCTCGGCCGCCGCGTGCTGGTACTCGGCTCGGGCGGTCTGTCGCACGATCCGCCGGTGCCAGCCCTGGCGACCGCGACCGGTCCGGCCCGCGAACGGATCGTGCA from Nocardia wallacei carries:
- a CDS encoding bifunctional 3-(3-hydroxy-phenyl)propionate/3-hydroxycinnamic acid hydroxylase, with translation MPKRNDSAATTSDVDVDVLIVGAGPVGLTLANMLGMYGVRTRVVEERPTLIDYPRGVGLDDEALRTFQSIGLVERVLPHTTPNQIMRFVDGKGRLLTEIAPSDAQFGWPKRNGFVQPLVDAELLAGLDRFPHVEVAWGTAMVSCADSGARVTAELTTDSGSTTVTARYLVGCDGGRSATRRQLGVTFEGTTSPTRWLVVDLASDPLGHPNSEVGADPARPYVSVSIAHGIRRFEFMIHDHESDELAEDPAFVARMVAPFVPHPDRLEVIRRRVYTHHSRIAGAFRKGRLLLAGDAAHLMPVWQGQGYNSGIRDAANLGWKLAAVVQGHAGDALLDSYDLERRKHARAMIDLSTMVGKVISPTDRTVAAVRDVLVRAAAAVPPVRRYVLGMRFKPMPRYERGAVVHTWSRSPKSAVGTLFIQPRVDTRDHADVALDDVLGPRFAVLCWNNRPREVLGAAAFEAWKALGARFFEARPATQLHWTGHDDPDVVVLGDRGGALKRWFDGQRDSVLFLRPDRCVAGATIAQLAPELSADLLRTLALRPGGGHDAAGPVLRLAQPSA
- a CDS encoding 3-carboxyethylcatechol 2,3-dioxygenase gives rise to the protein MPLALCCVSHSPLLDLPGPDRELLDDIESALDRAADFVREFDPELVVTFSPDHYNGFFYKLMPPFCIGTAAAGVGDYGTHAGPLDVPADLARELAESVLTAGVDVAVSMTMAVDHGTVQPLQRLLGAATARPVVPIFVNSVAAPLGPLPRAAVLGAAVGQHLSSLGRRVLVLGSGGLSHDPPVPALATATGPARERIVHGGTMTADQRLARQERVIEAAREFATGSGSLRPLNPDWDRRFLAALDEGRLGEFDGWDNAWITEAAGNSAHEVRTWVAAFAALASQGPYRTGVRYYRPAPALIAGFAVRTALPERDTDSIGRQP